The Chlamydiales bacterium genome window below encodes:
- a CDS encoding SWIB/MDM2 domain-containing protein, with the protein MVQEKKGSALKRPVHISAVLAEVIGKGPMPRTEVTQKVWAYIKKHNRQDPQNKRNILPDDKLAKVFGSPKPINMFEMTKVISKHLSEIQAGH; encoded by the coding sequence ATGGTACAAGAAAAAAAAGGATCAGCGCTAAAAAGGCCTGTTCATATTAGCGCAGTACTTGCAGAAGTTATCGGGAAAGGGCCTATGCCCCGCACTGAAGTAACACAAAAAGTTTGGGCATACATTAAAAAACACAATAGGCAAGATCCTCAAAATAAGCGTAACATCCTTCCAGATGATAAACTCGCAAAAGTATTTGGATCACCAAAGCCAATCAACATGTTTGAAATGACAAAAGTTATCTCCAAGCATCTAAGCGAAATTCAAGCGGGACACTAA
- the lpxG gene encoding UDP-2,3-diacylglucosamine diphosphatase LpxG, which yields MKYSSTYNKIAATLWDLWCIFSVIGIWPRFIEPFLLKTTTLILKIQSLPEPLSGLKIAHFTDLHFSKKSSPRFLKKLAKKITLFKPDIILFTGDLISYGTLDDPDSLQKFLSSLSAPLGAFACLGNHDYEKYVSKNQEGNFDIAQGGTHFIIKSFEQLKTKKNPSPYPSTRAKALQPNLRLQDVFKNSSFQLLENASTLLKIKDTYLNITGLGDYWTGKCVPDLAFKNYNSLYPGIVLSHNPDTYPILKSYPGELIFSGHTHGGQVNLPWIWKYFSPTKNPKFKKGLFDFGSKKLYINRGSGSHHIFRWFSPPEILFVTLRPS from the coding sequence ATGAAATATTCATCTACTTACAACAAAATAGCTGCCACCTTATGGGATCTTTGGTGTATTTTTTCAGTTATAGGAATATGGCCACGCTTCATCGAACCCTTCCTTCTTAAAACAACAACTCTTATTTTAAAGATACAGTCGCTACCAGAACCCTTAAGTGGCTTAAAAATTGCTCACTTTACTGACCTGCACTTTTCAAAAAAAAGCTCTCCTCGTTTTCTTAAAAAACTTGCAAAAAAAATAACCTTATTCAAGCCCGATATCATCTTATTTACCGGCGACCTTATTTCTTATGGCACTCTCGATGATCCAGATTCTCTTCAAAAATTTTTAAGTAGCCTATCCGCCCCACTTGGAGCCTTTGCTTGCCTTGGAAATCATGATTATGAAAAATATGTAAGCAAGAATCAAGAGGGAAACTTTGACATTGCCCAAGGTGGCACACATTTTATCATTAAAAGCTTTGAGCAGCTTAAAACAAAAAAAAATCCATCTCCCTATCCATCCACGAGGGCAAAAGCTCTACAGCCAAATTTACGTCTTCAAGATGTTTTTAAAAACTCCTCTTTTCAACTACTTGAAAATGCATCTACCTTACTCAAAATTAAAGATACATACTTAAACATCACAGGACTTGGCGACTACTGGACAGGAAAGTGTGTACCAGATCTTGCTTTTAAAAATTATAACTCTCTTTATCCTGGAATTGTCTTATCTCATAATCCTGACACCTATCCCATTCTAAAATCCTATCCAGGAGAACTTATCTTTTCTGGACATACGCATGGAGGCCAAGTAAACCTTCCTTGGATTTGGAAATATTTTAGTCCTACAAAAAATCCAAAATTCAAAAAAGGGCTCTTCGATTTTGGAAGTAAAAAACTCTATATCAATAGAGGATCAGGTAGCCACCATATCTTCCGCTGGTTTTCTCCACCAGAAATCCTCTTTGTTACCTTGAGGCCATCATGA
- the ispD gene encoding 2-C-methyl-D-erythritol 4-phosphate cytidylyltransferase — MKNTLKTSAILLAGGIGSRITSHLPKQFMPLLDKPIVHYSLNIFLSLDEIAEIIIVTHPNYHVFFQSLVEKASKPIKFALPGNRRQDSVYNGLQQVAKDSSFVCTHDAARPFIQKNDVQNLLQEGYVHKSATLAVPLKFTIKQADTTGLATHTPNRDMFFEIQTPQIVDKKILEQGFSFAFDNNLNVTDDVSLAELLKHPTKLVPGRHSNIKITTNEDLMLAPHLLQQTTLHA, encoded by the coding sequence ATGAAAAATACGCTCAAAACCTCTGCTATTTTACTTGCAGGTGGAATAGGCTCTCGCATTACCTCGCATCTACCCAAACAATTTATGCCTCTCTTAGACAAACCTATCGTACACTATAGCCTCAACATATTTTTATCTCTTGACGAAATTGCAGAAATCATTATTGTTACACATCCAAACTATCATGTTTTTTTTCAATCCCTTGTAGAAAAAGCATCCAAACCAATCAAATTTGCACTTCCTGGAAACAGACGTCAAGATTCTGTTTATAATGGCTTACAGCAGGTTGCAAAGGACTCTTCTTTTGTTTGTACCCACGACGCTGCAAGACCCTTTATCCAGAAAAATGATGTTCAAAATTTGCTTCAAGAAGGCTATGTGCATAAATCTGCAACACTTGCAGTGCCCTTAAAATTTACAATCAAACAAGCAGATACGACTGGTCTTGCGACACATACTCCGAACAGAGATATGTTTTTTGAAATACAAACACCTCAAATAGTAGATAAAAAAATATTAGAACAGGGCTTTAGCTTTGCATTTGATAACAACTTAAATGTAACAGATGACGTTTCCCTAGCAGAGCTTCTAAAGCACCCTACAAAACTTGTTCCTGGCAGGCATTCTAATATCAAAATTACAACTAACGAAGACTTGATGCTTGCCCCCCATCTTCTTCAACAAACAACTCTGCATGCATAA
- the truA gene encoding tRNA pseudouridine(38-40) synthase TruA — translation MHNYKLVIAYDGTNYSGWQIQPNGVSIQELIQKALSICTREDIKLIGSGRTDAGVHAQGQVAHFLSSQELLPNKILYSLNGMLPSDIRIKQMESIPNSFHAQYSTIGKIYHYNLWLDPVLDPTKRLYTHHVKGKFHLEDLIQAASLFLGTWDFTSFANEPHTGSAAKDPIRTLKRLDIVPQEGGVRLEFEGDGFLYKMVRNITGTLLEIATAKRNLKEVPHIFAAKDRKQAGLAAPAKGLFLMHVLYP, via the coding sequence ATGCATAATTATAAGCTTGTTATTGCCTATGATGGCACAAATTACAGTGGCTGGCAGATACAGCCAAATGGTGTATCTATTCAAGAGCTCATCCAAAAGGCTCTATCCATATGCACCAGAGAAGACATTAAATTAATTGGCTCTGGAAGAACAGATGCAGGCGTACATGCTCAGGGACAAGTTGCACATTTTTTATCCTCTCAAGAACTTCTTCCAAATAAAATTCTCTACTCTCTAAATGGAATGCTACCATCTGACATACGTATCAAACAAATGGAATCTATTCCAAACTCCTTTCACGCACAATATAGCACTATTGGAAAAATCTATCACTACAATCTTTGGCTAGATCCTGTACTTGATCCAACAAAGCGTCTTTATACCCACCATGTCAAAGGGAAATTCCACCTTGAAGACCTTATCCAGGCAGCTTCTCTTTTCCTTGGAACCTGGGATTTTACATCCTTTGCAAATGAGCCGCATACAGGAAGCGCTGCTAAAGACCCCATTCGTACGCTCAAACGATTAGATATCGTGCCTCAAGAAGGGGGCGTTCGCTTAGAATTTGAGGGAGATGGTTTTCTTTATAAAATGGTTCGAAACATAACAGGAACGCTTCTTGAAATTGCAACAGCAAAGCGAAATCTCAAAGAGGTCCCCCATATCTTTGCGGCAAAAGACCGAAAACAAGCAGGCCTTGCAGCCCCTGCAAAAGGCCTATTCTTAATGCACGTCCTATACCCATAA